Proteins from a single region of Hordeum vulgare subsp. vulgare chromosome 6H, MorexV3_pseudomolecules_assembly, whole genome shotgun sequence:
- the LOC123404051 gene encoding uncharacterized protein LOC123404051: MSSHEAREALLCCHGWSQARHQAPLTEVLSSMRVAPEDDATASLEPSDPHPRPLPKAPHAMATTSSRSHQTALLLGMDSHAQIHTFPLVLDAHRSPIAPPFLSSFAAVDLCEHELTMPVHPLHQAEKGDARIPVRNRVTDEPNIATSN, translated from the exons AT GAGCAGCCACGAGGCCCGTGAAGCTCTCCTTTGCTGCCATGGTTGGAGCCAAGCCCGTCATCAAGCCCCGCTGACCGAGGTCCTCTCGAGCATGCGCGTCGCGCCCGAAGACGACGCCACGGCCTCGCTTGAGCCATCAGACCCCCATCCCCGGCCGCTGCCCA AAGCACCACATGCCATGGCCACCACAAGCTCGAGATCGCACCAGACCGCCTTGTTGCTGGGAATGGATTCCCATGCCCAGATCCACACTTTCCCCCTCGTCCTGGATGCTCACCGGAGTCCCATCGCGCCGCCGTTCCTGTCCAGCTTCGCTGCAGTTGACCTGTGTGAGCACGAGTTGACCATGCCGGTCCACCCTCTGCATCAAGCAGAGAAAGGGGATGCCCGCATCCCTGTCAGGAACAGAGTTACTGACGAACCGAATATAGCGACTAGCAACTGA